The following proteins come from a genomic window of Leclercia sp. AS011:
- the ppiC gene encoding peptidylprolyl isomerase PpiC, with amino-acid sequence MKKTAAALHILVKEEKLAQEILAKLERGISFDHLAKRYSKCPSGRNGGDLGEFKQGAMVGPFDQAVFSCPLLKPYGPVKTKFGYHIIKVLYRS; translated from the coding sequence ATGAAAAAGACCGCAGCGGCCCTGCACATTCTGGTAAAAGAAGAGAAACTGGCCCAGGAGATCCTCGCCAAACTGGAACGCGGTATCAGCTTCGATCATCTGGCGAAGCGCTACTCGAAATGCCCTTCCGGGCGTAATGGCGGCGATTTAGGTGAGTTTAAGCAGGGTGCCATGGTGGGGCCCTTCGATCAGGCGGTCTTCAGCTGCCCGTTGCTGAAGCCTTACGGTCCGGTGAAAACCAAATTTGGCTACCATATCATTAAGGTGCTGTACCGTAGCTAA
- the ppiC gene encoding peptidylprolyl isomerase PpiC has protein sequence MAKTAAAMHILVKEEKLALELLEQIKNGGDFEKLAKKHSTCPSGKKGGHLGEFRQGQMVPAFDKVVFSCPVLEPTGPLHTQFGYHIIKVLYRN, from the coding sequence ATGGCGAAAACAGCGGCAGCAATGCACATTCTGGTAAAAGAAGAGAAACTGGCTCTGGAGCTTCTGGAGCAGATCAAGAACGGCGGCGACTTCGAGAAGCTGGCGAAGAAGCACTCTACCTGCCCATCAGGTAAAAAAGGCGGCCACTTAGGTGAATTCCGTCAGGGCCAGATGGTTCCAGCGTTCGATAAAGTGGTCTTCTCCTGCCCGGTGCTGGAGCCAACTGGCCCGCTGCACACCCAGTTCGGTTACCACATCATTAAGGTGCTGTACCGCAACTAA